From Nicotiana tabacum cultivar K326 chromosome 15, ASM71507v2, whole genome shotgun sequence, the proteins below share one genomic window:
- the LOC142169546 gene encoding uncharacterized protein LOC142169546, producing MDESYFLGKSKRKSSGICYSHHLRVDIFYAVSDVQLQELNDRFDVVSSDFLLGIASLNPANSFANFDKGRIMTLAKCYPNEFDEVHIRDLSYQLDTFIFHMRVGNTKFSNLQGISDLAKALVETNLVETYSYVYLLVKLTLILPVATATVERAFSSMK from the coding sequence ATGGATGAATCCTATTTTCTTGGAAAGTCGAAGCGTAAGTCTTCTGGTATTTGTTATTCACACCACTTGCGTGTTGATATCTTTTATGCTGTAAGTGATGTGCAACTTCAAGAGCTTAATGACCGTTTTGATGTAGTGAGTAGTGATTTTCTTCTTGGGATAGCTAGTTTGAATCCAGCCAATTCTTTTGCTAATTTTGATAAAGGTAGAATAATGACTTTAGCAAAATGTTACCCAAATGAGTTTGATGAAGTACACATTCGAGACTTGAGTTATCAACTAGATACTTTCATATTTCATATGCGAGTTGGCAATACCAAGTTCTCCAACTTGCAAGGAATTAGTGATTTGGCAAAAGCATTGGTTGAGACAAATCTTGTGGAGACTTATTCGTATGTTTATTTACTTGTGAAGTTAACTCTGATTTTACCTGTTGCTACCGCAACTGTGGAGAGAGCATTCTCATCCATGAAGTAG
- the LOC142169545 gene encoding uncharacterized protein LOC142169545 — protein sequence MDKFVTRLDHSQPSPSCQSLIQANANHSYLINELDLGSLKGDPGERIPIADYNPRIRDEVRKYYIQQGPCQPSKHQFPKTQMGGRMRQFVPSWFNGQFSKWLEYSVKKDAAFYLCCYLFKNEFIHGSVGEFYTKNGFRAWNKGLERLRLHVGDVNSVHDKCFKKMLDLSNHHQSIQVIFDKHSEKLKSEYRMRLEASIDVARLLLLYGLPFRGHDESESSTNQGLFLGFLRWHGDKHTDVGKVILENAPQNDTLTCPMIQKDIINACAKETLKAIIGDLNGDYFGILVDESKDISHNEQMALVLRYVDKNGEVVERFVGLVHVSDTSACSLKEEIYSLLSDHLLSQSQIRGQGYDGTSNMRGEISGLKTLIMKDSSSAYYIHCFAHQLQLTLVAMSKKHLDVEDFFCHVTNVLNVIGVSFKRRDLLRHLQAKKLEQLLECGEIHIERGLNKKCGLQRPGDTHWGSHFKTLDNFIVIFSSIIRVLKVIEHEVLAMSNELNKILQKRDQDIVNAMEFLNITKKRLQDMRETG from the exons ATGGATAAATTTGTCACGAGGTTGGACCATTCTCAACCAAGTCCTAGTTGTCAATCCTTGATCCAAGCGAATGCCAATCATTCCTATCTTATAAATGAACTCGATTTGGGGTCACTTAAAGGCGATCCAGGAGAAAGAATACCTATTGCTGACTATAACCCTAGAATACGAGATGaagtaagaaaatattacattcaACAAGGTCCTTGTCAACCTTCCAAGCATCAATTTCCCAAAACTCAAATGGGAGGAAGAATGCGTCAATTTGTTCCAAGTTGGTTCAATGGTCAATTTTCTAAATGGTTGGAGTATAGTGTGAAGAAAGATGCGGCATTTTACTTATGTTGTTATTTGTTCAAAAATGAATTTATTCATGGAAGTGTGGGTGAATTTTATACAAAAAATGGTTTTAGGGCTTGGAATAAGGGTCTTGAAAGATTGCGTTTACATGTTGGTGATGTTAATAGTGTCCATGATAAATGTTTCAAGAAGATGCTAGATTTATCAAATCATCATCAATCAATTCAAGTTATTTTTGATAAGCACTCTGAGAAGTTGAAAAGTGAGTATCGAATGCGTTTAGAAGCATCAATTGATGTGGCAAGACTTCTATTGTTGTATGGATTGCCTTTTAGGGGCCATGATGAAAGTGAATCTTCAACAAATCAAGGCCTCTTTCTAGGATTCTTACGATGGCATGGGGACAAGCATACAGATGTGGGAAAAGTAATATTAGAAAATGCTCCACAAAATGATACTTTGACTTGCCCTATGATccaaaaggatattatcaatgcTTGTGCAAAAGAAACATTAAAGGCTATAATTGGAGACTTGAATGGAGATTATTTTGGTATATTAGTTGATGAGTCCAAAGATATCTCACACAATGAACAAATGGCTCTTGTTTTGCGTTAtgttgataaaaatggtgaagtggTAGAGCGATTTGTTGGTCTTGTCCATGTTAGTGATACATCAGCATGCTCATTGAAGGAAGAAATCTACTCTTTGCTTTCGGACCACTTACTAAGTCAGTCTCAAATACGTGGACAAGGTTATGATGGAACTAGTAACATGAGGGGAGAGATAAGTGGTCTTAAGACTTTGATTATGAAAGACAGCTCATCGGCATATTACATTCATTGCTTTGCTCATCAATTGCAACTAACACTTGTAGCTATGTCTAAGAAGCATTTGGATGTCGAAGACTTCTTTTGTCATGTTACTAATGTGTTGAATGTCATTGGAGTATCTTTTAAGCGCAGAGATTTGCTTCGCCATCTTCAAGCTAAAAAACTAGAGCAATTACTTGAGTGCGGTGAAATTCATATCGAGCGAGGACTAAATAAAAAATGCGGGCTTCAAAGACCAGGTGATACTCATTGGGGATCACATTTCAAAACATTAGATAactttattgttattttctcaTCTATTATTCGTGTGCTTAAAGTGATTGAACATGAAG TTTTGGCAATGTCAAATGAATTGAACAAGATCCTACAAAAGAGAGATCAAGATATTGTTAATGCCATGGAGTTTCTTaatattacaaagaaaagattGCAAGATATGAGGGAAACTGGATGA